The following DNA comes from Phytohabitans rumicis.
CGCCTTTGCCGGAGGACGCTCGCATGAGGTACAGGTCCATGTGACAGACGACATCTACCTCCTCACCGCCGAGATCGCCGACTCCGCCACCGCGCACCAACTGGACGATCCATACCAGGACGTCTGGCTGCGCAACCGCCGCTCGCGACTGGTGGGCTTCCGGATCGACAACCACGGCAGCCTGGTGGCGCACGGATGGACACCCAAAGAAGGGCTCACCGCCGAGGCGTTCCAACTGCTGGTCCGTGCCGTAGCCCGGGAGGCCGACCGGTACGAGTTCCGCCTAACCGGACTCGACAAGAGGTAGCCGGTCGCAGCGGGACTGAGGTTTGAGTTGTCGCTCAGGAGACGCGAACCTGCAAACACGGAAAGGGCCCGCCCAGCGTGACCTGGACGTGAAGTTCCCCCGGTTTCCGGACAACCCAGGTGTGAGGGCAGCAGTTGTCCTCACTGAGAGGAGTCCGGACATGCCCGCACCACATCCTGCGGAGTTCCGCCGTCGTGCGGTGGAACTGGCGCGCCGGCGTGAGAAGCCGGTGGCCGAGCTGGCCAAGAGTTTGGGGATCTCCGAGTCGTGCCTGCGGAACTGGATGTCCCAGGCCGACGTCGAGGAAGGGCACCGTGAGGGCCTGACCGGCGCTGAACGCGAGGAGCTTCGTGTGCTGCGCCGTCAGGTTCGGGTGCTGGAGATGGAAAAGGAGATCTTGGTAAAAGCCGCGGCCTTCTTCGCCCAACAGAACGTTCTGCCACCCCGATGATCTACCGGTTCATCGAGGTGGAGAAGGCCACCTACCCGATCACCCTGCTGTGCCGCACCCTGGGCGTGTCCCGTTCCGGGTTCCACGAGTGGCGCACCAACGGCCCCTCCGGCCGCGATCTGGACGACGCCTATCTGACCAATGCGATCATCGACATCCACGCCGACTCTCGCGGCAGCTACGGCTCGCCGCGGGTACACGCCGAACTACGGCTCGGCCACAAAATCCACTGTGGACGTAAACGGGTCGAGCGGCTAATGAGAGACGCTGGCCTGCAAGGCATCCACCGCCGCCGGCTCCACGGCTGCACCGTCCGCGACCCCGAGGCGGCACCCGCCGACGACCTGGTCGCACGCAAGTTCACCGCCGAGCAACCCAACCAGCTCTGGGTCGCCGACATCACCCAGCAGATGACCTGGCAGGGCTGGCTTTACCTCGCCGTCGTCCTGGACGTGTACTCCCGCCGCGTGGTGGGCTGGGCCATCGGCGACCACATGCGAGCCGAATTGGTCTGCGACGCCCTGGACATGGCCACCTGGACCCGCCGACCCACCGACGGCACCGTGATCCACCACAGCGACCACGGCGCCCAGTACACCTCCTACATCTTCGGCAAACGGCTCCGCGACGCCGGGATCCTCGCCTCCATGGGCAGCATCGGCGACTGCTACGACAACGCCATGGCCGAAGCGTTCTTCGCCAGCCTGCAAACCGAACTGTTGGACCGGCACACCTGGCGCACCCGCGACGACCTCGCCAACGCCATCTTCGAGTGGATCAACGCCTGGTACAACCCGACCCGGCGACACTCCGCCCTGGGCTACCTCAGCCCCGTACAGTACGAACAAACCCACCACACGCCCGCTCAACGAGCAGCGTGATCACCACACGTCCCCGTCCGGAAAACCGGGGGAACTTCAACGGGCCTTCTCCTCTCGTCGCTCGAGTGCTGCGACGTACGTCAGGCGGTCTTGCGTCGCCGCTGTTTGATCTTGTTGGCGACCGCGTCGGCGGCTTCGTGGTGGAGGCGTTTGACGACGCTGGTGTAGGTGTCGCGGGTGAGTGTGGTGGTGGTGTGGCCGAGTTGTTCGGAGACGACCTTGATGTCGATGCCGGCGTCGAGGGCCATGGTGGCGGCGCCGTGGCGCAGGTCGTGCGGCCGGATGGGTGGCAGCCCGGCCTTGCGCAGCAGTCGGCGGAAGCGTTGGGTTACCAGGTTGGGGTGCCATGCCCGGCCGTCGGGGCGGACGAAGAACAGGCCGGTGTCGGGCCAGTCGGTGCCGGCGGCGAGTTTCCAGGCGGCGCGGCGGGCCTTGTACGCGGTGAGGACCTTGACGGTGTCGTCGTCGAGGACGAGGTCCCGGTTCCCGGCGTCGCTCTTCGGGGTTTCTGTTGGGTGGTCCGGCCGTGGGTGGCGATCTGGTTGTTGATCGTCACCTCTTTCTTGGCCAGCCGGACTTCGGCGTCGAGCAGGCCGCACGCTTCGCCGCGGCGGGGTCCGCGGTAGGCCATGAAGTGGTACATCGGGTGCAGGTCCGGATCATGTTCGGCGGCGTACTCCAGGAACTGGACGAGCAGGTCGTCGGTCCAGACCATGACCGGCCCGGGTACCTGGCCGGTCTGCTGCCATCGGGCGACGCGTTCGGGCTCCCACACGATCGGCCGGGTCCGCCCGCTCGGGGTTTTGACGAGGGTGGCCGGGTTGGTGATCCCGGCGATGAGCTCCTCGGCGAGGGCGTCGTTGATGGCCTTGCGCAGGGTGGCGCGGATGCCATGGCGGGTGGCCGGCCCGGTCAGGCGTACCCCGCGCACGCTGTCGCGGACGTGTAGGTCGTCGCTGGCCTTCGCGGCGCGGATCTCGGCGTTGCGGGCTTCGATCGCGGTGAACATGGCCTTGATGTGGCGGGCCTTGAGCTTGTCCAGACGGATGTCGCCGAGGTGCGGGATGAGGTGGAACCGCACATGCGACTCGTACCCGCGAATCGTGTTCTCGTCGATCTTCAGGCCGGCGAGCCATTCGGTGAGGTAGCCGGCCACGGTCGGCGCCTCGGCCAGGGCGACGTTGGCGCGTAGCCGGGTCCGGATGCTGTCCAGGTCGGGCAGCGGCTGCCGGGCCTTGACGGCGGCCTGCATCAGGTCGGCCACCTCGGTGCGGCGGTCCCGGTCGCGGCCGGCTAGGGCCAACAGTTGGCGGGCGTGGTCGAGTTCGTCGGCGGCGGCGCGGTAGCTGTCGAAGCTGCCGCGGCGTAGCTGCCGCCGAGCGCCGGTGGCGGTGACGGGAAGTTCGAGCTGGTACTGCCACAGGCCGTGGTCGGGGCTCCACGTGCCGTTCGGGCGGCGGAGCTTGGGGCAGGTGTTGCCCGACAGTTTGCGGCTGCTCGGGTCGCGGCAGCCGCAGCGTTTGGAGATGGATCCTTCCGACAACGGGTTTTCTCCTGGTCAAGATGGGGTTTGGCGCCGTCCCGGGTGGGGCAGCGGATTTGTCGATGAACATGAACGCGTGCCTTGCCGAGACCACCAAGTCGCGGTTCACGACGCGTGCGGGTGAGCGGGTCGTTTTGGGGTAGGTCGGCGCGCACCGGGCCGATTACGGAGGTTGGTCGGGTCCGGACTCGAGGCGCAGGGCGGCGATGATGGGCTGGACGGGTACCCGGTACTGGGCGCCCACGCGGATGACCGGGACGGGGAACTGGCCGCGTTTGACCAGTAGGTAGGCGGTGCTCATCGCGAGGCCGAAGATCTGCGCCGCGGTGTGCAGGTTGGTGGACGCGCCGAGGGCACAGATCGCGTCCGGCGTCCAGGTCACCTCGCCGCCCGGTTCGGGACGAGCGGGTCGGCTGGTCCGGCTTCGTCGGTTGTTACTCAACGTGGCTCCTTGCGGTTCTGGTCGATGTTGGTGTCGTCTGGGCGGCGCCGTCGAAGGCGCAGCGGTCGGGCGCCGATGCCGCGGCTGCGGTTCGCGGGGCTTGGCCTCGCGACGCGCGCCGGATGCGCGGGCTCCGGCCCGGCGTGCGTGTGAGGTGCTGCCGGCGTGTCATAGCGGCCGGCGAGCGCCCGAGGCCGCCTCGTCCGGCTCGCTGCCGCCCGGTAGGGCGAGAGGCCGGTACGGCGGGACAACAGGTCATGCCCGTACGGCTCGGGCCTGTCCGCGTTGATGGCGGACAGGCCCGAGCGGGTGGGTGTTACGGCTGCCGGGTGTAGGAGTATTCGCCGTCGACGATGGATTCGTCGCCGGGGCGGTTCGGGTCGTGGATGGGGTGTACGGCGAGGTTCGCCGCGTCGAGGAACAGCGCCTGGTCGTTGGGGTGTTCCAACTGCTCTGTGCGCGGGAACTGGTGCAACGCCACCCGGCCGGTCGCCCCGACCGGCCGCCACGCCTTGTCGGCGGGGTGACCGGCGTCGGGGTGGGTGGTGGCGACGGTCAGCTGGTGCAGGTTGAGCCGCGCCAACTGCCGGTGCAGGGCGGCTTCTCGGTCCGGGTCGGTTGCCCGGTACAGCAGCGTGGCCAGGCCGGTCCGCTCGGCTTTGGGCGGGTAGCGGTGGACCCGGTTCGCCAGGGCCGGGATGGGGGTGTCGCCGGGGTCGGGTTCGAGCCAGAACCCGTGCCGCCCGCCGTGGTGGATGTACTCGCCGTGCCAGGCGGGGTTCCGGTCCGGGGCGAGTACGCCGTGGCAGGTGCGCGGTGACCACCAGGCCCGCAGATCCGTCGCGTCGGTTCTGCGGGCGTGGGTGGCGAGGTCGACGAAGAACTGGTTGAGATCCCACAGCTCGGCAAGGTGCGGATTCGCCCACAGCCGCTGCTGCTGCCGGTAGGTGCGGGCCGGGCTGGGGATCGGATCGGCCGGTGGTGTGGCCATGACCGCGCCGAGCGGGCCGAGGCACCACACCGTCTCGATGGTGTTGGTGCGGGTCGGGCCGATCGAGAAGCGGTCCAGCCAGCCACGGCGGGCAAGGATCCGCAGCCGGCGTTCGGTCCCGGCCGGGTCGGGGTGGAAGCCCAACGCGGTGAGCTGGGCCGTGGTCAGGATCCGGTGCTCGGCGATCATCAGGATCGCCCAGCGATCCCGGCCGGTGGTCCGCCGGAGTTCGTAGAGCGACAGGTCGGCAGGGATCGGTTTGGGTGAGGGGACGGTGAACGGATTCGGGTGGGTGGTCGTCACGACCGGTACCTCCAGATTTGACGCCGCGCTCGCGGCGTAAGGGGTGAAGTGCCGCCCGGCGGCGTCGAATGCCGCCGGGCGGCCGGCGCCCAGACAGGCGCTGCCGCCGCCCGACGTTGCGGGGCGGCGGCAGCGGTTGGCGTGCTGACCTCAGAGGCGGGTCAGCCGGTTTCGGGTTCTTCGTCTTCCAGACCGGGGATGACGGCGAACATCTCGGCGAGGGTGAGCAGGCCGCGGTGCCCGTGCAGCCACCACACCCGGTCAGCCGGGTCCAGCCCGTAAGCGGTGGCGTGGTCGCGGGTGCCGGTGGCCACCGGCAGGTCCGGCAGGTTCAGTTCGGCGATTTCCTGGTGCAGGTGAAGGGCGCGGTCGGTGGCGTGCAGCCAGAACAGCACCGGCCAGGCCGGCCCGCCGCGCACCATCAACGTGTAGTAGCCGGCGAGTTTGCGGGCCAGTTCGGTGATCGGCTCGGTGCCGGTGTCGTACTCCAGGAAGAACGGCAGCTGTTGGCCGTTGGTCTGCCAGATGCCGTGCCCGTCGGGGTGCACCTGGGTCGGCCGGGCCTTCAGGTCGATCGGGTCGTCGCGGCGGGTGAACGCGCCCGGCTGCGCGCATCGGGACTCCGGCCACCACCGCACCAGCGCGTGGCCGGGGTGGGAGCGGGCATAGCCGGCGAGGTCGGTGAAGAACCCGTTGACCCCGAGCCGGTGCTCGATCGTGCGGGTGGAGGTCCACCGCCGGCGGCGGGCGCGGCCGTAGCCGGGCCGGGGTGGCGGTTCGTCGCGTTGCGCGGCAACGATCTCCGCGCCCAACTGGTCGATCACATAGTGGTAGGGAAACGAGCCACCGTCGAGTTTGAACGGCCGGAACCGGTCCACCACACCAATGCTGGTCAGGCGGGTGAGGCGGCGTTGGGCGAAATCCAGAGACGGGAACAGGGCATGCGTGATCTGGAACGTGGTCAGCACACCGTGGTCGTGCAGCCATTCCAGCAGGAGGTGGTCGCGGGCGGTCAGCACGGACTGCGCGCGGAGAACGCGGTCAGGCACAGCGGAGTTCTCAATTCTTTTCGATACGGAAGTTGATGGTGAACATGGAATGCAGGCCCCTATGAGAGAAGACCCGAGAGGTCTTTCTGAGCAGGACGGGAATCTGTCGCAGCCGCCTT
Coding sequences within:
- a CDS encoding YbjN domain-containing protein; the protein is MFDTRDDWQRLCESADLTVKRRRIRVAFAGGRSHEVQVHVTDDIYLLTAEIADSATAHQLDDPYQDVWLRNRRSRLVGFRIDNHGSLVAHGWTPKEGLTAEAFQLLVRAVAREADRYEFRLTGLDKR
- a CDS encoding IS3 family transposase (programmed frameshift), with amino-acid sequence MPAPHPAEFRRRAVELARRREKPVAELAKSLGISESCLRNWMSQADVEEGHREGLTGAEREELRVLRRQVRVLEMEKEILGKSRGLLRPTERSATPMIYRFIEVEKATYPITLLCRTLGVSRSGFHEWRTNGPSGRDLDDAYLTNAIIDIHADSRGSYGSPRVHAELRLGHKIHCGRKRVERLMRDAGLQGIHRRRLHGCTVRDPEAAPADDLVARKFTAEQPNQLWVADITQQMTWQGWLYLAVVLDVYSRRVVGWAIGDHMRAELVCDALDMATWTRRPTDGTVIHHSDHGAQYTSYIFGKRLRDAGILASMGSIGDCYDNAMAEAFFASLQTELLDRHTWRTRDDLANAIFEWINAWYNPTRRHSALGYLSPVQYEQTHHTPAQRAA
- a CDS encoding tyrosine-type recombinase/integrase — translated: MRPARRRSPAGQERGDDQQPDRHPRPDHPTETPKSDAGNRDLVLDDDTVKVLTAYKARRAAWKLAAGTDWPDTGLFFVRPDGRAWHPNLVTQRFRRLLRKAGLPPIRPHDLRHGAATMALDAGIDIKVVSEQLGHTTTTLTRDTYTSVVKRLHHEAADAVANKIKQRRRKTA
- a CDS encoding helix-turn-helix domain-containing protein, with the translated sequence MSNNRRSRTSRPARPEPGGEVTWTPDAICALGASTNLHTAAQIFGLAMSTAYLLVKRGQFPVPVIRVGAQYRVPVQPIIAALRLESGPDQPP
- a CDS encoding replication-relaxation family protein; translated protein: MTTTHPNPFTVPSPKPIPADLSLYELRRTTGRDRWAILMIAEHRILTTAQLTALGFHPDPAGTERRLRILARRGWLDRFSIGPTRTNTIETVWCLGPLGAVMATPPADPIPSPARTYRQQQRLWANPHLAELWDLNQFFVDLATHARRTDATDLRAWWSPRTCHGVLAPDRNPAWHGEYIHHGGRHGFWLEPDPGDTPIPALANRVHRYPPKAERTGLATLLYRATDPDREAALHRQLARLNLHQLTVATTHPDAGHPADKAWRPVGATGRVALHQFPRTEQLEHPNDQALFLDAANLAVHPIHDPNRPGDESIVDGEYSYTRQP
- a CDS encoding replication-relaxation family protein, coding for MPDRVLRAQSVLTARDHLLLEWLHDHGVLTTFQITHALFPSLDFAQRRLTRLTSIGVVDRFRPFKLDGGSFPYHYVIDQLGAEIVAAQRDEPPPRPGYGRARRRRWTSTRTIEHRLGVNGFFTDLAGYARSHPGHALVRWWPESRCAQPGAFTRRDDPIDLKARPTQVHPDGHGIWQTNGQQLPFFLEYDTGTEPITELARKLAGYYTLMVRGGPAWPVLFWLHATDRALHLHQEIAELNLPDLPVATGTRDHATAYGLDPADRVWWLHGHRGLLTLAEMFAVIPGLEDEEPETG